The stretch of DNA CAACGATAAAGTCTTCTTTAATAATATGCTCGCCTGCCAGAACAGCATCTGCAAGACCTTTCCTTTCTTCCTGGACCACATAGGAGATATTGATGCCGAATTTTTTTCCCGATCCAAGATAATCAGAGAGACCGTGCTTATGAGGACTTACGACAATGACAATATGTTCGATGCCTGCAAGTTTCATTGCACGAACCACATGTTCGATTATTGCCATTTCACCGACAGGAAGAAGCTCCTTTGGTATCGCATTTGTAAACGGCCCGAGACGGGTGCCCGATCCTGCTGCGGGGATCAGCCCGGTCTTTACCAGCATATTCCCTCTGCATCAGGAATCGACAAAATCCGCCTTCCTTCTATTATTACTCTTTTCTTCATTTTATCAAACTCCTTATCCAGCCGGGAAAATTCCGGCCATTCGGTCATAACGAGGCACCCGTCTGCATTTTCCAGTGCACCAGCTGCAGAATCGTGATATGTAATTTCCGGGAATACGGCTTTCATATTCTCATTCGCCATAGGATCAAAGGCATGGACATCGACACCTTCCATGATCAGTCTCTCTATCGCGGGCACTGCCCTTGAATCACGGATATCATCCGTATCCCCTTTGAACGCAAGACCGAGAACCGCGATGCGTTTTCCGTTCAGGTCACCCAGGCGTTTTTTAAGGATCTCGATAATCAGGAGCGGCTGAACCTCATTGACTTTAAGAACCGACCGGAGGAGAACAGGGTCAACACCCTTCGACTTTGCAAGGTGGATTAAGGCAGAGACATCCTTCGGGAAACAGCTCCCGCCGAATCCGCACCCTGCATTGAGGAAATAGGGAGATATCCTGTGATCGAGCCCTACGCCTTCCATGACCTCGTATACATCTATCCCAAAGCTTTTGCAGATATTTCCAACCTCGTTCGAGAACGAGATCTTCGTCGCGAGGAATGAATTCGATGCATATTTGATCATTTCAGCGGAAACAAGGCCTGTTCTTAGAATCCTTATATTGAAATCAGAGTACAGCGATTCGACAAGATCGCCGGACTTTTTATCGTCACTTCCTATCACTACCCTGTCGGGATTCATGAAGTCATCAACAGCTATTCCTTCTCTTAAAAATTCGGGATTCATCGCGAATCCGATATTGGGATTGTTTCCCGAAGCGCTCATGACTGCCGGAACGACAATGCCGGAGGTGGTGCCGGGCGGAACGGTGCTTTTGACCGTAACTACATGATAGACGCCGGAATTCTTCAGTTCTCTTCCTATCGATTCCGCAGCGGATACGATATATTTCAGATCTGCAGAACCGTCCTCTCCCATAGGAGTGCCCACGCAGATAATAGAGATCTCCGAATCCCTGACGGATTCATATCCGGTGCTTGCCAAAAGATTTTTCCCTGAATGGCGGGCAAGCAGTTCTTCAAGTCCTTTTTCATATATCGGGGGTCGGGCTGAGTTTATTGCATTGATCTTTTCTTTGTCGATATCGATAATAGTGACATGATGACCTTTTTCAGCAAGACATGCGCCGGTTATCAGGCCTACATATCCTCCTCCGACAACGGATATTTTCACAATAATTCTCCTTGAAATTCCGGATTTCCTGTATTAATTATCAGTCTGATTATTCATTAATATGTTCTGATGAGATTATAAAAAACAGGAACAGATTTATTTGAATATGCATTATTATATCACTGTGGTAAGATGGATAAAAATGCGGTATTAATGATGGTAATCGGCATTATACTCCTTGCTGCAGGAGTATATGGTGCATGGTACTTTGTTGAAGAACTGATATTAGTAGTCAAAGGTCTTATCGGGCTGGTAATTGCACTTTTGGGATTATTTCTGCTTATCGTCGGCATCTTTACGGTGAAAGACTGAGAGCGGCGGCCAACAGATCAATTATTATTTATATACTCCGAAAAAATATCAGAACAATAAAAGAATTGTAAAATATCCGGGAGAATTCGCATGACACTTGAAGATATTGTTGAAATTGCATATCCCCAGCAGCCGCACTGCCCGACGATCCTGATACTCGACACATCGGGATCGATGATGGTGAATGACAAAATAGCCAAGCTGAATGAAGGGATTGCACTGTTTAAAGATGAGATCGGGAAGGACGAACTTGCCAGGAAAAGAGTCGACCTTGCGGTTCTGAGTTTCGGCCAGAAAGTAAACGTGATCCAGGACTTTACATCCATAGAGGAGTTTGAACCGGAAGAGCTCGTTGCCGACGGTCTGACCCCGATGGGGGAGGCAATTAAAAAAGCCGTTGAGATGCTCGGCAGCAGGAAAGACGAGTACAAGAAAGAGGGGATCGACTACTACAGGCCGTGGATCTTCCTGATAACGGACGGAGAGCCTACCGATATGTACGAGGGCGACGAGATGTGGAAGGAAGTCACGAATCTAGTCCATGAAGGTGAAAAAGCCGGGAAATTCCTCTTCTTTGCAGTGGGCGTGGAGGATGCGGATCTTGAGACACTCGCAAAGATCGCACCCCCGACAAGGACGCCCGTAAAACTGAAGGACAACAACTTCAAAGACATGTTCCTCTGGCTCTCGAAGAGTCAGGCGAAGGTCTCTGCCTCCGGTGTCGGGGAGCAGATCGTCCTCGAAGACCCGATAATGTTTGGCTGGGCTGAGATTCCTACATTCTGATCTTTTTTTGGATTTTTTTCTTCTCTCAACTATTTTTGAAATTCAAAGAATAATGGATTAATTGGTAAAGGGAGGGGGAAGTTTCCCCCTCCCTTTCACCCACCCCCTCATGGCGATATTGTCGCCGACCGAAGGGCTATCGCCCTTTCGAAACCTAATCCCATATACAAGGGAGGAGGATGTTTCCCCCTCCCTGTGACCCACTCCCTCATCGCGATAAGTCGCAGAAGGGATGGACGAACATCCCTTCAGCTCCTCTTTTCTTCACCAAGTTAAGAAAACGGAAGAATTGCCCGCTCCGTTACAAAAACATTCCGAAGAAAAAAATCACAATATTTTATCCGCGATAAAAAACAGAGTATTACAATATAACACCTGAAATCATCAATATAAGGACAAATTACCAATGCCCGTCTTCGGAGGAAAAACGACAGGGAGCTCGCATATAAAAAAAGGTGTTCCCTGTCAGGATGCATTTCGCAGCGAAAAGATCGACAGCGGAGAGATCATCGTAGCTGTTGCCGACGGCCTGGGCAGTGCGGAACATTCGGAGATCGGTGCAAAAATTGCAGTAAATACTGCTGTAGACAAGATAAAATCTCTTTTCACAAACATTGACGGGTATGGAATCCCTGCCGCAGCCCTGATGAAAAACCGGGATATAATAGCGGAAGCATTCTCTGCCTCAAGAACCGCACTAGAGGATTTTGCCGGAGATAACGGGTACCCACTGAGAAAACTGGCATGCACCCTGATTGTAGCATTTACCTGGGAAGGCTATCTGACAACCGGCCATATCGGCGATGGTGCCGTGACTGCACTGATCGAAGACGAGATCAGGATAATCTCAGATCCCGGCAACTCGGAATATGTAAACGAGGTAACTCCTCTGACTTCCGGGAAGATAGAAGATAATATCAGGATAAATGAAAATATCCCGGATGTCAGAGTATTCGCGGCATTTACCGACGGATGCCAGCGGGCATTTTTAGTGAGAAAAAACGGGGAATATCTCCCATATGAACCTTTTTTCCGGCCGATCTTCACCTATGCAAAAGATGTAGCTGATGAAGAAGAAGCATCAGGAGAGATCGTCAGGTTCCTTGAATCGGATAAGATGAATGAAAACTCCGATGATGACAAGACACTTGTAATAGCCGTTCCTGAAAAAGGGGAGGATCACCCCGTATGATCCCGGAAAAGATTGAAGTCTTCGATAACTCCGGAAAGAAGATACGGCTGATCTTTACAGGCAAAAGTGGCGGAGAAGGGGCCATATACGCCATTGAAAAGGAGAAAGATTCCTGTGCAAAGATATTTTTCAAAACCGGAATCTCCGAAGAGCTCCATGAAAAGATCAGGACGATGGTGAAATACCCGCCCGGTGGAGGACTCACGAAACCTGCAGACGAGATCTCCTCAAGTTCAATAGCATGGCCCTCTTCGCCCCTGTACATGGCCGATAATGGCAAACGCAGATTTGTCGGCTATTCAATGCCTAAAATAGATACAGGGATGTTCAGGGAATCGCACATGTATTATGATCCCGGCGACCGGCTTAAAATGCTTGGCGGGTCATTCTCGTGGCAGTACCTCATGACAGCCGCATACAACATCTCGTTTGTCGTCTCAAAGATCCACGAAATCGGGCATTGCGTAGGGGACTTTAGCCCGAGAAATATCCTGATAGCACGAACAGCTGCGGTATCGTTCATCGACTGTGACTCCTTCCAGGTATATAACCCCGAAACCGGCAGAATCTTCTACACAAAGGTCGGAACAGGCGAACTCCTTCCCCCCGAACTGATGGGAAAAAACTTCAGGCAGGAGGAGATTACCAGGCACAACTCAGATCTCTTTGCACTGGGGATAATGATCTTCAGACTGCTCATGAACGGTGCACACCCCTACCAGGCGGCAGGAAAAGATGTCTGGGACCTCCCGACAATAGAACAGAAAACCCTGAGAGGGATCTATCCATATGTTCCGCAGAAGGGAAAGGACATCCGGCCGCCAAGATATGCATCTGCATATGGAGTCGTCCCCCCGTGCATCAGGGACCTTTTTTTGGAATGTTTTGTCAAAGGGCATGGAGATCCGCTCAAAAGACCTTCAGCTGACGACTGGTGCAGGTGCCTCGCTGAAGAGATCAAAAAACTGAAAAGATGCGGCACAAACCCCAACCACTGGTACGGAGGGCACCTTAAGGAATGCCCCTGGTGCGAACTATCCCGGCGTGGAGGTAAAGATCTCTTTCCCTGCACAAAAACAAAGATCAAAGCAGGAGAGAACAGGCAGATCGCCCATTCAGTCTCCGGCCCCGCCCAGATAAAATCCTGCCTCATCCAATGCGATCCCCGGCACTTCAGTTTCAGGACGGACTCCTGCACCACTGTCAAAGGAAAAATCGAAGTGGAGATCTCAGGCTGCAAAGACGGAATACTTTCAGTCGGAAGAGACGCGGAATGGATCACCGACATCCGGAAGACAGGAGAATCAGGGAATAAAAAGACCTTTGAATTTGTCATCGAACCATCACAAATTCCCAATAAAAAAGAGGGCATCAGGAACAGGGCAAATATCCTGCTGAGGGCAGCATCCGAGACAAAAAAAATTCCCGTAGAGATTGGCTTTTTCCTTCGGCCCCTATGCGAACCGGAAATCCGAAAGATAATCCTGAGAGGAATCGATCTTAGAAACCCGGCGGAAATTCAGTTCTCATTAAGAAATGCGGGAGAAGGAACCCTTACCGGTACCGCAGAGACGGACAGGGAATGGCTGAAGATCAGCCCGGAATCATTCTCCGCAGGAGACAGGCAGGAATTCAGGATAAAAATTCTCCCGGAAAAATCACGCAAATCACTGATTCACGGGAATCTGATCTTCAAAACAAATGGCGGGAATCTTAAAGTTCCTCTTTTCGCTTCTGAAACTCTCTCGTGCTCCTAGAATTAGATTTATATGATTGAGCAGATCATATAGAGTCTATGGCGAACAGGACAAAACGAATAGTAATAGTATCCCTGATTCTGGCTGCAGCACTTCTGGTATCAGGTGCATCTGCAATTACAATCAACTCATTCGATATGGATATCGCGGAAAACGGAGACACCACACTTAATTTCGATTACTCGCTTTCAGCCCTGGAATCATTTGCAGTCTTAGTAAAAATTGCAGACCCGGCTGCAGAACTTCAAAATGCCATAGATCAAAGGACAGACCAGGAAGTAGAGGTCCTTGATGCCACATCCAGCAGTACTATACTGCTTGTTCCCGAATACATAAAACCTGAAAGCACTTCCGAAGGGACGACGTATACCACCCCTTCACTGGATTTTTCACAGGCAGAAGATATCCTTAAGGAATACTGGTTTGCTTCGCTTATTACAATCGATCTCTCTCCCGGAATCACAACAGTCACATTTCCCGACGGGTACAGCGAATCATTTACAAACAGCATTCAGATACCTTCGATAACACACACAATATAGATACATCTTAGATCCGCCAATATTTTTCATATATCGAAAATTATCAGTCAATTAAAGGAGGGCAGAGTCTGACCGATCACTGATCTGCATAAATATAAATACTGCAGGTACCAGATGGAAAAGATCAACAAAATTTTTCAAATCAGGGAAATAGTAGTGCATTAAAATGCAAAAAGAAACAAATAAATGAAAATAAATTATCTGTTTATTATCAGAAGGTAACATGGCGGCAATAAAAGTTCTCATAGCTGAAGATGAAATCGTCCTGGCGATGGGAATAGAAAAATCCCTGAAATCGTTCGGTTACGAAGTGGTGGGAAAAGTAACCCGGGGGGAAAACGCCATAATGATGGCCATCGATAAAAAACCCGATATAATACTGATGGACATCCACCTTGAAGGAAAGGTCGACGGGATAGAGGCAGCAAAAGAGATTCATAAAAAACTCAATATCCCGATTATTTTTTTAACAGCCTTCAGCGATGAAGAGACATTTAAAAAAGCAATAGAAGCCGCCCCTTATGGATATCTCGGCAAGCCGTTCAGGCCCGATGACATGCGTACTACAATAGAGATCGCGATAAGCAGGTACAGGGCCGAAAACGCTGAAAAGGCACTTAAAATATCAGAAAAAAAATATGAACTGATCTTCAACGCGATGATGAACGGTTTTGTACTCTATGAGTGCATAACAGATAAAACAGGTAATCCTTCTGATTTAAAGGTTCTTGACGTCAATCCGTCCTTTGAAAGGATCATCGGGTTTAAAAAGGAAGAAATTCTTGGGAAAACCATACTTGAGGTCTTACCCGACTGGCCCGAAGAATGGATAATGGAACTGGGAGATATCGGTTTCGGGGGAGACCAGATCAGCAGTTCCAGGTATGTAAGTCCGATAAAAAAGCACCTGCAATATAACGCTTTCAGCTCTGAACGCGGCAAAGTGGCAACTACCTTTTCGGACATCTCGGATGTTGTCAGGCTGAAACAGAATGAAAAAGAAACGCTCCTGCAGATTGAGAGAAATCTCGAACAACTGGCAATATTAAATGATGAAATCAGAAACCCGCTCCAGATTATCTCCGGTTTTACGCAGATCGACAACTGCGAACATGCAGCCAAGATCCTCGAACAGGTAGCCGCGATAGATAAACTTGTAAATCTCATAGACCAGAGATGGCTGGAATCCGAAAAGATCAGGGATTTCCTAAGGAAACACTACGATTATATTTAGTTTAATGAAAAAGTGATTTCAGAGATAATCATCAAACCATAATGCCTTCGGATTTCTCTTAAAGGACATCATCTTTCCTATATCCCCGGGATTTGCTGCCTGGTGATATTTCATATATACCTTCCCGGAATCCATACCGATCACTTCGATCTTTCCGGTGGCATGCGACATCACATATCTCGCTCTTTTCGCAAGCCCCGAGAGGCTTCGTTTCGCCTTTTCATATATTTCATATGTGTTTTCCACCGGGACGGTGAAATGCCT from Methanolacinia petrolearia DSM 11571 encodes:
- a CDS encoding ATP-binding response regulator, which gives rise to MAAIKVLIAEDEIVLAMGIEKSLKSFGYEVVGKVTRGENAIMMAIDKKPDIILMDIHLEGKVDGIEAAKEIHKKLNIPIIFLTAFSDEETFKKAIEAAPYGYLGKPFRPDDMRTTIEIAISRYRAENAEKALKISEKKYELIFNAMMNGFVLYECITDKTGNPSDLKVLDVNPSFERIIGFKKEEILGKTILEVLPDWPEEWIMELGDIGFGGDQISSSRYVSPIKKHLQYNAFSSERGKVATTFSDISDVVRLKQNEKETLLQIERNLEQLAILNDEIRNPLQIISGFTQIDNCEHAAKILEQVAAIDKLVNLIDQRWLESEKIRDFLRKHYDYI
- a CDS encoding PP2C family serine/threonine-protein phosphatase; protein product: MPVFGGKTTGSSHIKKGVPCQDAFRSEKIDSGEIIVAVADGLGSAEHSEIGAKIAVNTAVDKIKSLFTNIDGYGIPAAALMKNRDIIAEAFSASRTALEDFAGDNGYPLRKLACTLIVAFTWEGYLTTGHIGDGAVTALIEDEIRIISDPGNSEYVNEVTPLTSGKIEDNIRINENIPDVRVFAAFTDGCQRAFLVRKNGEYLPYEPFFRPIFTYAKDVADEEEASGEIVRFLESDKMNENSDDDKTLVIAVPEKGEDHPV
- a CDS encoding UDP-glucose dehydrogenase family protein, which gives rise to MKISVVGGGYVGLITGACLAEKGHHVTIIDIDKEKINAINSARPPIYEKGLEELLARHSGKNLLASTGYESVRDSEISIICVGTPMGEDGSADLKYIVSAAESIGRELKNSGVYHVVTVKSTVPPGTTSGIVVPAVMSASGNNPNIGFAMNPEFLREGIAVDDFMNPDRVVIGSDDKKSGDLVESLYSDFNIRILRTGLVSAEMIKYASNSFLATKISFSNEVGNICKSFGIDVYEVMEGVGLDHRISPYFLNAGCGFGGSCFPKDVSALIHLAKSKGVDPVLLRSVLKVNEVQPLLIIEILKKRLGDLNGKRIAVLGLAFKGDTDDIRDSRAVPAIERLIMEGVDVHAFDPMANENMKAVFPEITYHDSAAGALENADGCLVMTEWPEFSRLDKEFDKMKKRVIIEGRRILSIPDAEGICW
- a CDS encoding helix-hairpin-helix domain-containing protein — its product is MIPEKIEVFDNSGKKIRLIFTGKSGGEGAIYAIEKEKDSCAKIFFKTGISEELHEKIRTMVKYPPGGGLTKPADEISSSSIAWPSSPLYMADNGKRRFVGYSMPKIDTGMFRESHMYYDPGDRLKMLGGSFSWQYLMTAAYNISFVVSKIHEIGHCVGDFSPRNILIARTAAVSFIDCDSFQVYNPETGRIFYTKVGTGELLPPELMGKNFRQEEITRHNSDLFALGIMIFRLLMNGAHPYQAAGKDVWDLPTIEQKTLRGIYPYVPQKGKDIRPPRYASAYGVVPPCIRDLFLECFVKGHGDPLKRPSADDWCRCLAEEIKKLKRCGTNPNHWYGGHLKECPWCELSRRGGKDLFPCTKTKIKAGENRQIAHSVSGPAQIKSCLIQCDPRHFSFRTDSCTTVKGKIEVEISGCKDGILSVGRDAEWITDIRKTGESGNKKTFEFVIEPSQIPNKKEGIRNRANILLRAASETKKIPVEIGFFLRPLCEPEIRKIILRGIDLRNPAEIQFSLRNAGEGTLTGTAETDREWLKISPESFSAGDRQEFRIKILPEKSRKSLIHGNLIFKTNGGNLKVPLFASETLSCS
- a CDS encoding vWA domain-containing protein — encoded protein: MTLEDIVEIAYPQQPHCPTILILDTSGSMMVNDKIAKLNEGIALFKDEIGKDELARKRVDLAVLSFGQKVNVIQDFTSIEEFEPEELVADGLTPMGEAIKKAVEMLGSRKDEYKKEGIDYYRPWIFLITDGEPTDMYEGDEMWKEVTNLVHEGEKAGKFLFFAVGVEDADLETLAKIAPPTRTPVKLKDNNFKDMFLWLSKSQAKVSASGVGEQIVLEDPIMFGWAEIPTF